One Roseofilum reptotaenium CS-1145 DNA segment encodes these proteins:
- a CDS encoding aldehyde oxygenase (deformylating) — translation MQQLAVSTELNYESETYKDAYSRINAIVIEGEQEAYDNYINLASLLPDDKEELTKLAKMEKRHMKGFQACGNNLKVTPDMEFAKEYFNQLHQNFQDALAEDKVVTCLLIQSLIIECFAIAAYNIYIPVADPFARKITEGVVKDEYLHLNFGEEWLKAHFEDSKAELQAANRQNLPIVWKMLNQVEKDAKILAMEKESLIEDFMIAYGEALANIGFTTGEIMRMSAYGLVSV, via the coding sequence ATGCAGCAGCTTGCAGTTAGCACTGAACTCAACTATGAAAGCGAAACTTACAAAGATGCCTATAGCCGGATCAATGCGATCGTCATTGAAGGGGAACAGGAAGCCTATGACAATTACATTAACTTGGCTAGTCTGCTGCCCGATGACAAAGAAGAATTGACGAAGCTGGCGAAGATGGAAAAGCGCCACATGAAGGGATTCCAGGCTTGCGGTAACAATTTGAAAGTAACTCCCGATATGGAGTTTGCCAAAGAATACTTTAATCAACTGCACCAAAACTTCCAGGATGCCCTAGCAGAAGACAAGGTGGTTACTTGTCTGCTGATTCAATCCTTGATTATTGAGTGCTTTGCGATCGCCGCCTACAATATCTATATTCCCGTAGCTGACCCCTTCGCTCGCAAAATCACCGAAGGAGTGGTCAAAGATGAATATCTCCATCTCAACTTTGGTGAAGAATGGCTCAAAGCCCACTTTGAAGACTCTAAAGCAGAACTGCAAGCAGCCAACCGCCAAAATCTACCCATCGTCTGGAAAATGCTCAATCAAGTGGAAAAGGATGCTAAAATCCTGGCGATGGAAAAAGAGTCCTTAATTGAAGACTTCATGATTGCCTATGGTGAAGCCCTCGCTAACATTGGCTTTACCACGGGAGAAATCATGCGGATGTCTGCTTATGGGTTAGTATCTGTCTAA
- the folE gene encoding GTP cyclohydrolase I FolE has product MTIASSNGSPSLSYSSDKDAKEHQPLSSRPDRSTTHGAESKISHPSSDVSNEALMNSVQTMLAELGEDPEREGLLKTPKRVAEAMRFLTNGYHQSLEDLVNGAIFDEGHDEMVLVRDINLFSLCEHHMLPFMGKAHVAYIPNQKVVGLSKLARIVEMYSRRLQVQERLTRQVAEAIQEILDPQGVAVVVEANHMCMVMRGVQKPGSWTVTSSMVGVFKEDQKVREEFLNLIRHQPSFF; this is encoded by the coding sequence ATGACTATTGCTTCCTCTAATGGTTCTCCCTCCTTGAGTTATTCTTCGGATAAGGATGCTAAGGAACATCAACCGTTATCGAGTCGGCCCGATCGCTCTACCACCCATGGTGCGGAGTCAAAAATTTCCCATCCGAGTTCTGATGTCAGTAATGAAGCCTTAATGAATTCCGTGCAGACGATGTTAGCAGAACTCGGTGAAGATCCAGAGCGGGAAGGACTCCTGAAAACCCCCAAACGAGTTGCTGAGGCTATGCGCTTCCTCACCAATGGCTATCATCAATCCTTAGAAGATCTGGTCAATGGAGCCATTTTTGATGAAGGCCATGATGAAATGGTTCTAGTGCGTGATATTAATCTCTTTAGTTTGTGCGAACACCACATGCTGCCGTTTATGGGTAAGGCCCATGTGGCCTATATTCCCAATCAAAAAGTGGTCGGTTTAAGTAAGTTAGCGCGGATTGTGGAAATGTATTCCCGTCGCTTACAAGTGCAAGAGCGGCTGACTCGCCAAGTGGCTGAAGCGATCCAAGAAATTCTTGACCCTCAAGGAGTGGCAGTGGTGGTTGAAGCCAACCATATGTGTATGGTGATGCGCGGTGTGCAAAAGCCTGGATCTTGGACAGTGACTAGCTCGATGGTGGGTGTGTTTAAGGAAGATCAAAAAGTGCGTGAAGAATTCTTAAACTTGATTCGTCATCAACCCAGCTTTTTCTAA
- a CDS encoding long-chain acyl-[acyl-carrier-protein] reductase, whose amino-acid sequence MFGLIGHLTSLEHAQSVARDLGYPEYADQGLDFWCSAPPQTVDDITVTSATGKVITGKYIESCFLPEMLANRRIKAATRKILNAMAHAQKQKDEDEIHITALGGFSSIIFEEFNLHDNPRVRNVELDFQKFTTGNTHTAYIICQQVEQVTAQLGIDLSQATIAVCGATGDIGSAVCRWLNQKTDVADLLLVARKEDRLRALQSELGRGKILSLEEALPLADVVVWVASMPKGVEIDASTLKHPCLMIDGGYPKNLGTKLQDTDIYVVNGGIVEQSLDIEWKIMDIVQMDVPERQLFACFAEAMILDFEQWYESFSWGRNQITVEKMEKIGTASVKHGFRPLLLPQA is encoded by the coding sequence ATGTTTGGTCTGATCGGTCACCTTACTAGCTTAGAACATGCCCAATCCGTTGCCAGGGATTTGGGATATCCAGAATATGCAGATCAGGGATTGGATTTCTGGTGTTCTGCCCCTCCACAGACAGTGGATGATATTACAGTCACCAGCGCTACCGGAAAAGTCATAACCGGTAAGTATATCGAATCCTGTTTTCTCCCAGAAATGTTGGCCAATCGTCGGATTAAAGCGGCCACTCGCAAAATCCTGAACGCTATGGCCCATGCTCAGAAACAGAAAGATGAAGATGAAATTCATATTACGGCCTTGGGGGGATTTTCCTCGATTATTTTTGAAGAATTTAATCTTCATGACAACCCACGGGTTCGTAATGTGGAATTAGACTTTCAAAAGTTTACAACGGGCAATACCCATACCGCTTATATTATTTGTCAACAAGTGGAACAGGTGACGGCTCAGTTGGGAATCGATCTATCCCAAGCGACGATCGCCGTTTGCGGTGCAACAGGAGATATTGGCAGTGCTGTCTGTCGATGGCTGAATCAGAAGACCGATGTGGCCGATTTACTCTTGGTAGCACGCAAAGAGGATCGCCTGAGAGCGCTACAATCAGAACTGGGACGAGGTAAAATTCTGAGCTTAGAAGAGGCTCTCCCCCTAGCAGATGTGGTGGTTTGGGTCGCCAGTATGCCCAAGGGTGTAGAAATTGATGCGTCTACACTGAAACATCCCTGTTTGATGATTGATGGGGGATATCCGAAAAATTTGGGGACTAAACTGCAAGATACGGATATTTACGTGGTCAATGGCGGGATTGTAGAACAGTCCCTAGATATTGAATGGAAAATTATGGATATAGTGCAGATGGATGTGCCCGAGCGACAGTTGTTTGCTTGCTTTGCTGAAGCCATGATTCTAGACTTCGAGCAGTGGTATGAGAGTTTTTCTTGGGGTCGTAATCAGATTACGGTGGAAAAAATGGAGAAAATTGGCACAGCTTCAGTCAAACATGGATTTCGTCCCCTGCTATTACCCCAGGCTTAA
- the accA gene encoding acetyl-CoA carboxylase carboxyl transferase subunit alpha: MNTPERKPLLLDFEKPLFELENRIEHIRQLAKENSVDVSDQIHQLEQRSVQLREEIFTNLAPTQRLQLARHPRRPSTLDYIQSISQEWIELHGDRCGGDDPALVGGIGRIDGRSVVMLGHQKGRDTKDNVARNFGMASPGGYRKAIRLMNHANRFKMPILTFIDTPGAWAGLQAEELGQGEAIAYNLREMFRLDVPIICTVIGEGGSGGALGIGVGDRLLMFEHAVYTVATPEACAAILWKDAKKSPQAAEALKITAEDLKELGILDDLLPEPLGGAHSDPLKASNILKTSILRHLSELDALSPQQRRDRRYQKFRHIGVFLEASA, from the coding sequence GTGAATACTCCTGAACGTAAACCCCTACTCCTGGATTTTGAAAAACCACTGTTTGAACTAGAGAACCGAATTGAACACATTCGGCAATTGGCAAAAGAGAACAGTGTCGATGTCTCCGATCAAATTCATCAGTTGGAGCAGCGCTCCGTTCAACTGCGAGAGGAGATTTTTACCAATTTGGCTCCCACGCAACGGTTGCAGTTGGCTCGCCATCCTCGCCGTCCCTCGACGTTGGATTATATCCAGTCGATTAGTCAGGAATGGATTGAGTTACATGGAGATCGCTGTGGAGGAGACGATCCAGCCTTGGTTGGGGGGATTGGTCGTATTGATGGGCGATCGGTTGTCATGCTCGGCCATCAAAAAGGCCGGGATACTAAGGATAATGTGGCCCGTAACTTTGGTATGGCTTCACCTGGGGGCTATCGCAAAGCCATACGATTAATGAATCATGCCAACCGGTTTAAAATGCCCATTCTCACGTTTATTGATACTCCTGGAGCTTGGGCGGGACTGCAAGCAGAAGAATTAGGACAAGGGGAGGCGATCGCCTATAATTTGCGGGAAATGTTTCGTCTGGATGTCCCCATCATTTGTACCGTCATTGGCGAAGGCGGATCGGGAGGAGCATTGGGGATTGGTGTGGGAGATCGCCTATTGATGTTTGAACATGCCGTCTATACCGTCGCTACTCCAGAAGCCTGTGCTGCCATTCTCTGGAAAGATGCCAAAAAATCTCCCCAAGCAGCAGAAGCGCTAAAAATTACCGCCGAAGACTTAAAAGAATTGGGGATTTTAGATGATTTATTGCCGGAACCTCTCGGTGGCGCTCATAGCGACCCCCTAAAAGCTTCTAATATTCTGAAAACATCTATTCTCCGCCATCTTTCTGAACTCGATGCCCTATCTCCCCAACAACGCCGAGACCGGCGCTATCAGAAGTTTAGGCACATTGGAGTCTTTTTAGAAGCGTCAGCCTAG
- a CDS encoding CheR family methyltransferase codes for MINIFLLEQLIQLINHKTGLAIRSKDRESLSQKVIHRTQCLHLSSVDDYYQLLATPSYRSNREWETLIDLLTTGESYFFRDRGQIQLLRTHLLPELINIQRHQAGDRDRPSFNVWSAGCSTGEEAYSLAILLMELIPDWRNWHLRVLGTDINAMAIAKAKTGLYNDWSFRLVEPRLKASYFKPHQELWKINPDVQQLVHFQTSNLILDSIPQDQGQFIPFDLVICRNVFIYLTKEAIDICLQKFCNALHHQGYFITSHTELYGHNLQCLQIKALPESIVYQKKCALMNVKTSSEQKKITSFFHPLPHKSDLKLPFSDNQIAAHVSVNADNLTLYKPQNSPHKNQNQKTSKPEKYPNLIKKSLDYLEENPKDFTDLLSMAKSHANLGELDLAIQYAHECLSVRSFAIDPYYLLSQIAEEKGELEQAKIYLKRIIYLEPKSISAYLDLGSLYAQQGNKVQARKFWNTALHLLQKHPQDAKIGTSEEYTTKELLRFIKNRLKELQ; via the coding sequence ATGATTAATATTTTTCTGCTAGAGCAGTTGATTCAGTTGATTAACCACAAGACGGGATTAGCGATCCGCTCTAAGGATCGTGAGAGTTTGAGTCAGAAGGTCATTCATCGTACTCAATGCTTACACCTGTCTTCGGTTGATGATTATTATCAACTTTTGGCTACTCCCAGTTACCGCAGCAATCGAGAGTGGGAGACATTGATTGATCTATTGACAACAGGGGAAAGTTATTTTTTTCGCGATCGAGGACAAATTCAGCTTCTGCGAACCCATTTACTACCCGAGTTGATTAATATACAACGTCATCAGGCTGGCGATCGCGATCGCCCCAGTTTCAATGTCTGGAGTGCTGGATGCTCGACGGGAGAAGAGGCTTATTCTTTAGCCATTTTGTTAATGGAGCTGATTCCCGACTGGAGAAATTGGCATCTGCGGGTTCTGGGAACAGATATTAATGCTATGGCGATCGCTAAAGCAAAGACCGGATTGTACAATGACTGGTCTTTTAGACTCGTTGAACCCAGATTAAAAGCCTCCTACTTCAAACCTCATCAAGAACTCTGGAAAATCAACCCTGATGTCCAACAATTAGTTCACTTTCAAACCAGCAATCTCATCCTAGACTCCATTCCTCAAGACCAGGGTCAGTTCATACCATTTGATTTAGTCATTTGTCGCAATGTCTTCATTTACTTAACTAAAGAAGCCATTGACATTTGTTTACAGAAATTTTGTAATGCCCTTCACCATCAAGGGTATTTTATTACTAGCCATACGGAGTTATATGGTCATAACTTACAGTGTCTGCAAATCAAGGCCCTTCCGGAATCTATCGTGTACCAAAAAAAATGTGCTTTGATGAATGTAAAGACATCTTCCGAGCAGAAAAAAATCACTTCTTTCTTCCATCCCTTACCCCATAAGTCGGATTTAAAGTTGCCTTTTTCTGATAATCAGATTGCCGCTCATGTTTCCGTTAATGCTGATAATTTAACCCTTTACAAACCTCAAAATTCACCTCACAAGAATCAGAATCAAAAAACATCTAAGCCAGAAAAGTATCCTAATCTGATCAAAAAATCTCTAGACTATTTAGAAGAAAATCCAAAGGATTTCACAGACTTACTATCGATGGCAAAATCCCATGCCAATCTGGGAGAACTCGACTTAGCTATCCAATATGCTCATGAGTGTTTATCTGTTAGATCATTTGCTATTGATCCCTATTATTTACTCTCACAAATTGCAGAAGAAAAAGGAGAACTAGAGCAAGCAAAGATCTACCTAAAGCGGATTATTTATTTAGAACCAAAATCAATCTCTGCTTATTTAGATTTAGGGTCTCTGTATGCTCAACAAGGGAATAAAGTACAAGCTCGCAAGTTTTGGAACACGGCCCTACACTTACTTCAAAAACATCCTCAAGATGCTAAAATAGGAACATCAGAAGAATATACAACTAAAGAATTATTGAGATTTATCAAGAACCGCTTAAAAGAACTTCAATAA
- a CDS encoding PAS domain-containing protein, which produces MLNSGTALTPIELRSAIVQNPLVVSANTNVREAISKMSGAHLSCKTTRTEQTQRDHMHLEALSSCVLVVDNQNVTGILTERDMVRLLAQDQPLAYLRVEQVMSPLVIALKEDNFTDLFFAINLFRQHHIRHLPILDAEENLVGLVTHESLLQISRPMDLLRLREVQEVMSADVICTTPEASLFQISQLMASHQVSSVVMIQTRHTTTGSLDVPVGIITERDLVQFHSFYPHLQDYTASSLMSSPIFAVKPQDSLWAVQKIMEQYFTQHVVVTGVQGELLGMVTQSNLLQALNPLEIYKLVEVLERKVNHLEAQQEREKVVADIARRMGQSVDLQEVLEGAMGEIRQLFACDRVVVCQFQSDGHGHMIAESVDPRWPSALGHAIALSCFRDQPAGDSSYPLKGLEPYQVKSNLVIPVILDDQPWGLLMTHQCRDYRDWTEDEVALLEDIGVQLAIAIQHANTHQKFTLELRARQQAERLLKESQQQYVSLAESLFIGIFCTDKASKYTYVNRRWSILTRLSEADAMGDGWMRLLYPDDRERVLRAWVNAVENQCACALEYRLQRPDGSTFWVYSQSTIERNSYGEVMGYVGSITDISDRKHIETQLQQTQQQYQEAQKKSQIGNWQFNLLNNHWSCSDEVFRIFEITPQNGEPSYEDFLNQIHPEDREKVNQAYSQHLKNYQPYNITHRLLFADGRIKYLQEQCETFYDAQNHPILSQGTVQDITDLRNTQLELQHLNQKLEERVEERTLALHNLSERLEIAVSSAQIGIWEWDVTHNVLTWDRRMYNLYGLDPSNSRNTVELWQNSLHPEDAPKAIEAVQAALRGEKQFNTEFRILHPDGTMRWVYATAIVEQDGQGKPQRMIGINRDITQIKIDSQHRQALMQELANFKLALDQAAIVAITDAKGVINYVNDRFCEISGYTQAEILGQTHCLIKSGFHPPEFFQNLWQTIAKGEVWRAEVCNRAKNGRLYWVDTTIIPFLDARGKPFQYLAIRVDISDRKQVEMALSRSNQLLNAISTAQAQFITAGNRLTIFEGLLSNLLELTKSEYGFIGEVRCQDQNSSILPSTSLREQQDKRPECNEILLKIRGVPYLKTYSMSNGVWDQATPELEHINTLFGAVVMTGKPVMTNSPNTDPQHCGIPDGPPPVKTFLGLPFYSGSTLVGMVGMANRTQGYDRQIVEELEPFLSTCSNLIQGYRLQRKREETEQENARQLASIEAAVDGIALLKGDYYEYLNRSHVQMFGYDGPEELIGKSWRILYSEQELKRFEGEIFPVLLEQGSWRGEAIATRKDRSTFNEYLSLTLTDDGTLICVCQDITDRKQAQAQLEPQMAAIEAAIDGIAILKDDRYIFINQAHLSLFNFTDPQELLGQTWRKLYAPEQIQFFEEQVFPVLDVKHQWRGTTVALRQGEPFAQELSLTLTDNGYLICVCRDISDRQAAEQQLRQTNQELARATQLKDEFLANMSHELRTPLNAILGMTEGLQEQIFGEINERQLKAIQTIERSGSHLLELINDILDVAKIESGQMELEYGRVPVAPLCASSLAFVKQQALKKGIFLETQIAKNLPDLWVDERRIRQVLINLLNNAVKFTPDGGKITLKVVSRHSLSQEEPLCFPEIRNVNVFYAEGESDRQDPGFTIHHYLRIGISDTGIGIAPENLEKLFKPFVQIDSALNRKYTGTGLGLTLVKQIVELHGGKVVVRSKVDCGTCVSIDLPCLELPSTEVKPFTEEESVQDALASTTARSPLILLVDDNDANITTLSSYLNVKGYQLCIGRNGLEGVALAASEKPDIILMDIQMPEMDGLEAIQKIRQDLQLVDIPIIALTALAMEGDRDRTLEAGANEYLSKPVKLKQLVTLIEQLFV; this is translated from the coding sequence ATGTTGAATTCTGGAACTGCTCTAACTCCCATAGAACTGAGGTCAGCCATTGTTCAAAACCCTCTGGTGGTCTCTGCCAATACCAACGTGCGAGAGGCGATCTCGAAAATGAGTGGCGCTCATCTATCGTGCAAAACGACCCGCACTGAACAGACGCAACGAGATCACATGCATTTAGAAGCCCTCTCTAGTTGTGTGCTGGTGGTGGATAATCAAAACGTCACGGGTATCCTTACTGAACGGGATATGGTGCGTTTATTAGCCCAAGACCAACCCCTGGCCTATCTGCGCGTTGAACAGGTCATGAGTCCTTTAGTGATTGCCCTCAAAGAGGACAACTTCACTGACCTATTTTTTGCTATTAATTTGTTCAGACAACACCATATTCGCCATCTCCCCATCCTTGATGCTGAAGAGAACTTGGTGGGATTAGTGACCCATGAAAGTTTACTTCAGATCTCGCGCCCCATGGATCTGTTGCGTCTGCGAGAAGTACAAGAAGTGATGAGTGCCGATGTGATTTGCACGACTCCTGAGGCCTCCCTATTCCAAATTTCCCAGTTAATGGCCAGCCACCAGGTTAGCTCTGTCGTGATGATTCAAACTCGTCACACTACCACGGGTTCTCTAGATGTCCCAGTGGGTATCATTACTGAGCGAGACCTGGTTCAATTTCATAGCTTCTATCCCCATCTGCAAGACTATACGGCTTCTAGCTTAATGAGCAGTCCCATTTTTGCGGTTAAACCCCAAGACTCCCTGTGGGCAGTGCAGAAAATTATGGAGCAATATTTTACTCAGCACGTGGTGGTGACCGGAGTGCAAGGGGAACTATTGGGAATGGTTACCCAAAGCAATCTCTTACAAGCTCTGAATCCCCTAGAAATCTACAAGTTAGTGGAAGTTTTAGAACGTAAAGTTAACCACTTAGAAGCGCAACAGGAACGCGAGAAGGTTGTGGCCGATATTGCCAGGCGGATGGGCCAATCCGTGGATCTGCAAGAAGTTTTAGAGGGGGCTATGGGGGAAATTAGACAGTTGTTCGCGTGCGATCGCGTGGTGGTATGCCAATTTCAAAGTGATGGTCATGGACATATGATTGCCGAATCTGTCGATCCGCGCTGGCCATCAGCCCTGGGACATGCGATCGCACTCTCTTGTTTTCGAGATCAACCTGCGGGAGATAGCTCCTACCCTCTGAAGGGATTAGAACCCTATCAAGTGAAGTCTAATCTGGTTATCCCCGTGATTTTAGACGATCAACCTTGGGGATTGTTAATGACTCATCAATGTAGAGACTATCGAGACTGGACGGAGGACGAGGTTGCTCTTTTAGAAGACATTGGGGTCCAACTGGCGATCGCCATCCAACATGCCAATACGCACCAAAAATTCACTCTAGAACTGAGGGCACGACAACAGGCAGAACGCTTACTGAAGGAAAGTCAGCAACAATACGTGAGTCTCGCGGAAAGCCTTTTTATTGGTATTTTTTGCACAGATAAGGCGAGTAAATACACATATGTTAATCGTCGCTGGTCTATATTAACAAGACTCTCGGAAGCTGATGCCATGGGGGATGGATGGATGCGGCTCCTCTATCCAGACGACCGGGAACGGGTGCTTAGGGCTTGGGTCAACGCCGTCGAAAATCAGTGTGCTTGTGCATTAGAATACCGTCTTCAACGCCCCGATGGCAGTACCTTCTGGGTTTACAGCCAATCTACAATAGAGCGCAATAGTTATGGAGAGGTAATGGGTTATGTGGGAAGCATTACAGATATTAGCGATCGCAAACACATAGAAACCCAACTGCAACAAACCCAACAACAGTATCAAGAAGCACAAAAAAAATCCCAGATAGGAAATTGGCAATTCAATCTACTCAACAATCACTGGTCTTGCTCGGATGAAGTCTTTCGCATCTTTGAGATTACCCCCCAAAATGGTGAACCCTCCTATGAAGACTTTCTCAACCAGATTCACCCAGAAGATCGAGAAAAGGTCAACCAAGCCTACTCTCAACACCTAAAAAATTACCAACCCTACAATATTACGCACCGACTGCTGTTTGCCGATGGGCGGATCAAATATTTGCAAGAACAATGTGAAACCTTTTATGATGCCCAGAATCATCCCATTCTCTCCCAAGGAACGGTACAAGATATTACTGATCTCCGCAATACCCAATTAGAACTACAGCACCTGAACCAAAAACTGGAAGAGCGTGTAGAAGAGCGAACTTTAGCCCTACATAATTTATCGGAGCGCCTAGAGATAGCGGTTTCATCCGCTCAGATCGGGATCTGGGAATGGGATGTGACCCATAATGTTCTCACCTGGGATCGGAGAATGTATAATCTCTATGGTTTAGACCCCTCGAATAGCAGGAATACGGTTGAACTTTGGCAAAATTCCCTCCATCCAGAAGATGCCCCAAAAGCCATCGAAGCTGTGCAAGCAGCCTTGAGGGGAGAAAAACAGTTTAATACTGAATTTCGGATTTTGCATCCTGATGGTACCATGCGCTGGGTATATGCTACGGCGATTGTGGAGCAAGATGGGCAGGGAAAACCCCAACGAATGATCGGTATTAATCGAGATATCACCCAAATCAAAATTGACTCCCAACACCGTCAAGCCTTGATGCAAGAATTGGCAAACTTTAAGTTGGCATTGGATCAAGCGGCGATCGTGGCTATTACTGATGCGAAAGGAGTCATCAATTATGTGAACGATCGCTTCTGTGAAATTTCTGGCTATACCCAAGCCGAAATCTTGGGTCAAACCCACTGCCTGATTAAATCCGGATTCCATCCCCCCGAATTTTTCCAAAACCTGTGGCAAACCATCGCCAAAGGAGAGGTTTGGCGCGCAGAAGTGTGCAACCGAGCCAAAAACGGTCGCCTGTATTGGGTCGATACCACGATTATTCCCTTCCTGGATGCCCGGGGAAAACCCTTTCAATATCTGGCGATTCGGGTTGATATTAGCGATCGCAAACAAGTAGAAATGGCGCTCTCACGCAGTAACCAACTGCTCAATGCCATCAGCACAGCCCAGGCGCAATTTATCACGGCTGGTAATCGGTTAACCATTTTTGAAGGACTCCTTTCTAACTTACTTGAACTGACGAAGAGTGAATATGGTTTTATCGGTGAAGTGCGCTGTCAGGATCAGAACAGTTCTATCCTCCCTTCGACTTCGCTCAGGGAGCAGCAGGATAAGCGTCCTGAATGTAATGAAATCTTGCTAAAAATTCGTGGCGTTCCTTACCTAAAAACCTACAGTATGAGCAATGGGGTTTGGGATCAAGCTACTCCAGAATTGGAGCATATCAATACCCTGTTTGGGGCTGTGGTGATGACCGGAAAACCGGTAATGACCAATAGTCCCAACACCGACCCCCAGCACTGCGGCATTCCCGATGGTCCTCCCCCCGTGAAGACCTTTTTAGGTCTGCCCTTTTACAGTGGATCGACTCTCGTGGGAATGGTGGGGATGGCCAATCGAACCCAGGGCTACGATCGCCAGATCGTAGAAGAATTAGAACCTTTTCTGAGTACCTGTAGTAACCTCATCCAAGGCTATCGCCTACAGCGCAAGCGAGAAGAAACGGAACAGGAAAATGCTCGACAACTGGCCAGCATTGAGGCTGCGGTAGATGGTATTGCCCTTCTGAAGGGAGATTACTACGAATATTTGAACCGTTCCCATGTACAGATGTTTGGCTATGATGGGCCTGAAGAGCTAATCGGCAAGAGCTGGAGAATCTTGTATTCTGAGCAAGAACTAAAACGCTTTGAGGGAGAAATATTTCCCGTACTCCTCGAACAAGGGTCTTGGAGAGGGGAGGCAATAGCCACTCGTAAAGATAGATCGACCTTTAATGAATATCTCTCCCTGACGCTCACGGACGATGGGACACTCATTTGTGTCTGTCAAGATATTACCGATCGCAAACAGGCGCAAGCCCAACTGGAACCCCAGATGGCAGCCATTGAAGCGGCGATCGATGGGATAGCGATTCTCAAAGATGATCGCTATATCTTTATCAACCAAGCTCACCTGAGCCTCTTTAACTTTACTGACCCCCAAGAATTGCTCGGACAAACTTGGCGCAAGCTCTACGCTCCCGAACAAATCCAATTCTTTGAAGAGCAAGTCTTTCCTGTCCTGGACGTGAAACACCAATGGCGAGGCACCACTGTTGCCCTACGGCAAGGTGAACCTTTTGCCCAAGAACTCTCCCTTACTCTCACGGACAATGGGTACTTAATTTGTGTGTGTCGAGATATTAGCGATCGCCAAGCGGCTGAACAACAACTACGACAAACCAACCAAGAACTCGCCCGCGCCACTCAACTCAAAGATGAATTCCTGGCCAACATGAGCCATGAACTTCGCACGCCTCTCAATGCCATCCTGGGAATGACGGAAGGACTGCAAGAGCAAATCTTTGGCGAAATTAATGAACGACAGCTCAAAGCCATACAAACTATTGAGCGTAGTGGTTCCCATCTACTAGAGCTAATTAACGATATTCTGGATGTCGCTAAAATCGAATCGGGCCAAATGGAACTAGAATATGGTCGTGTCCCAGTTGCCCCCCTATGTGCTTCTAGTCTGGCCTTTGTCAAACAACAAGCTCTGAAAAAAGGCATTTTTCTAGAAACCCAGATCGCCAAGAATTTACCCGATCTTTGGGTCGATGAGCGCCGTATTCGCCAAGTATTAATTAACTTGCTCAATAATGCGGTAAAATTCACTCCGGACGGAGGCAAAATTACGCTCAAAGTCGTGAGTCGGCATTCCTTGAGTCAGGAAGAACCCCTTTGTTTTCCGGAAATTCGCAACGTAAATGTATTTTATGCAGAAGGGGAATCCGATCGCCAAGATCCGGGATTCACGATTCATCATTATCTACGCATTGGTATCAGCGATACGGGAATCGGGATTGCGCCAGAAAACTTAGAAAAACTTTTTAAGCCCTTTGTGCAAATCGATAGCGCCTTAAATCGAAAGTATACCGGGACAGGATTGGGCTTAACTTTAGTGAAGCAGATTGTGGAACTTCATGGGGGTAAAGTAGTGGTGAGGAGTAAAGTAGATTGCGGGACTTGTGTCAGTATAGATCTGCCTTGTCTGGAACTGCCCTCTACAGAAGTCAAGCCATTTACAGAAGAGGAGAGTGTTCAAGATGCTCTCGCTTCTACTACGGCGCGATCGCCATTAATCTTGCTTGTCGATGATAACGACGCAAATATTACGACTCTGTCAAGTTACTTAAACGTGAAAGGCTATCAACTGTGCATTGGTAGAAATGGCTTAGAAGGAGTAGCTTTAGCAGCCTCAGAAAAGCCTGATATTATTTTAATGGATATTCAGATGCCGGAAATGGATGGTTTAGAAGCGATCCAGAAAATCCGTCAGGATCTTCAGTTGGTGGATATTCCGATTATTGCCTTAACTGCTTTAGCGATGGAAGGCGATCGCGATCGAACCCTAGAAGCAGGAGCCAATGAATACCTGAGTAAACCGGTTAAACTCAAACAATTAGTTACTCTCATAGAGCAG